In Deinococcus maricopensis DSM 21211, the sequence CGGAAGCGGCCGCTCAGGACGGCGAGGGGGGCGTCGCGCAGGACGAGGGGCATGCCGTTGAGTTCGGTGAGGACCACGAGGTTCGGGCGGTCCAGCGCGAGGTGCGGCTGGGCGGCGTGGAGTTGGGCGTGCATCCAGCGGCGGAAGGCGCGGGCGCTGATGAAGTCGCGGGCGTGCCATTTGGGTTGTACGGCGATCAGGCGCGCGGGGCGTGGAGTGGTAGAGGGCGGGGCGCCGTCGGGCATGCGGGGAGCATAGCGGGGCGTGCGGGAGTGGGCGCGCGAAAACCGTGAAGTGCGGGTGAGCGGGCGTCATAAGGCGCGCCCCGCACGCGTGGGCGTGCGGGGCGCGGTGGGCCGCTGTGGGTTAGCGGACGATCTTCTGGCCGCGGCGGATGCCGAGCTTGTCGGTGAGGGCGATGTACGCGTCGTAGTCGCTGCGCTCGAGGTACTTCAGCAGGCGGCGGCGCTTGCCGTTGAGGATCTGCAGGCCGCGCTGGCCGTGCTTGTCCTTCTTGTTGGCCGTGAGGTGGCCGCTGAGGTTCTGGATGCGCGCGGTGAGCAGCGCGATCTGGACGGCGGTGCTGCCGGTGTCGTTGGCGGCGGTGGCGTTCGCCTTGATGACTTCAGCTTTCTGTTCAGCAATCGACATTGATGGATACCTCTAGTGTTATAAGTCTCGCTCGCTTGAGCACCCGGACTCCCGGACCCTTGCGGCGGCAACGAGCAGTGTACCACGCGCGCGCGGGTTGACAAGTTCGCGCGTTCCCACTATCCTTTTTCTCGCTGACCCCGCTGGGGTGGCGGAATTGGTAGACGCGCACGTTTGAGGGGCGTGTAGAGAAATCTGTGTGGGTTCAAGTCCCATCCCCAGCACCACGCGTTGCGGCCCCCGTAAGGGGGCCGTTTCCATTGCGCCGTCCGTGCAGGCGGTATTCTGCGCGCGTGAACGCGTCTCCTGGCACCGACCGCCGCATTCCCGTCACCGTCATCGGGGGGTTCCTCGGCGCGGGCAAGACCACCCTCGTGAACCACCTGATCCGCAGCGCCCCCCGGCACTTCGGCGTGATCGTGAACGAGTTCGGGCAGACCGGCGTGGACGGCGGCCTGATCGAACAGGTCCGCGACGACGACATCACCGAACTCACCGCCGGGTGCCTGTGCTGCGCCGGCCGCGACGACCTGCTGCGCGCCCTCGTGACCCTCGCCATGCGCGCCGAGCCGCCCGCGCACGTCCTGATCGAACTGAGCGGCGTCGCGGACCCCGTGCCGGTCCTCGCGACGCTGCTGGAACCGCAGGTGCGCGCCGCGTTCCGCACCGACGCGCTCGTGGCCGTCGTGGACGCCCGTCACGCCCTGCGGACGCTCACCGAGAACCCCGAAGCGGCCATGCAGCTCGCGTACGCGAACGTCGTCGTGCTGAACAAGGCGGACCTCGCCACCGAGGAAACGCTGTCCGTCGCCGACACAACGCTGCGCGGCCTGAACCCGCTCGCGCGCCTCGTGCGCGCCACGCACAGCCGCGTGGACCCTGCCGATCTGCTCGACCGGCACGACTACGACCCGACCCGCGTGCCGGAACTGCACGAGACGCGGCACACGCCCGGGCTGAAAAGCTTCACGCTCACTGCGCCCACGCCCCTTGATCCGGCGCGCTGGCATGATTTCCTCACGGGCCTGGTTCTGTCCCGCCCGGCGGAAGTGCTGCGCCTGAAGGGCCGCGTCAGCCTCAGCGGCCTGGAGGACCTCGTGCTGTTTCAGGCGGTGCGGGACGTCTTCACGGTGGACCGCGCCCGCGAGGAGAACGACGGGCGCAGCCAGCTCGTCGTGATCGGCCGCGGCCTGGACGCCGACGAGTACCGCGAGGCGTTCGCCCGGTGCGTCAGCCCGGAAGTGACGAGCGCCTGAACAAGCAACGGGGGAGGCTTTCAGCCTCCCCCGTTCGTTCACTGTTCGTTCGGGTCGGCGGGGAGCTGCCAGTCGATTGCCCCGCGGCCCGCTTCGTCGAGGGCGGCGTTCACCTGACTGAACGGCTTGGTACCCAGGAACTTCGCGACGCTCAGCGGGCTCGGATGGGCACTCTCGATGATCACGTGCTGCGGCGCCGTGATGAGCTTCGCCTTCTTGCGCGCGTACGCGCCCCACAGCACGAACACCACCCGCTCCTCCCTGGCGTTCAGCGCGCGGATCACGGCGTCCGTGACGTGCTCCCAGCCGCGCCCGGCGTGGCTGTTCGGCTCGCCCGCGCGCACCGTGAGCACCGCGTTCAGCAGCAGCACCCCCCGGCGTGCCCAGGCGGTCAGGTGCCCGTGC encodes:
- the rpsO gene encoding 30S ribosomal protein S15 produces the protein MSIAEQKAEVIKANATAANDTGSTAVQIALLTARIQNLSGHLTANKKDKHGQRGLQILNGKRRRLLKYLERSDYDAYIALTDKLGIRRGQKIVR
- a CDS encoding CobW family GTP-binding protein, which gives rise to MNASPGTDRRIPVTVIGGFLGAGKTTLVNHLIRSAPRHFGVIVNEFGQTGVDGGLIEQVRDDDITELTAGCLCCAGRDDLLRALVTLAMRAEPPAHVLIELSGVADPVPVLATLLEPQVRAAFRTDALVAVVDARHALRTLTENPEAAMQLAYANVVVLNKADLATEETLSVADTTLRGLNPLARLVRATHSRVDPADLLDRHDYDPTRVPELHETRHTPGLKSFTLTAPTPLDPARWHDFLTGLVLSRPAEVLRLKGRVSLSGLEDLVLFQAVRDVFTVDRAREENDGRSQLVVIGRGLDADEYREAFARCVSPEVTSA
- the ung gene encoding uracil-DNA glycosylase is translated as MTQPDLFNPGPALPDLPPSWAAVLVDELHSPRFRALMDFVVQERAEHAVYPPEADVFNALRLTPLEDVKVLILGQDPYHGAGQAHGLAFSVQPGVRVPPSLKNIYKELQADVGFVPPKHGHLTAWARRGVLLLNAVLTVRAGEPNSHAGRGWEHVTDAVIRALNAREERVVFVLWGAYARKKAKLITAPQHVIIESAHPSPLSVAKFLGTKPFSQVNAALDEAGRGAIDWQLPADPNEQ